A genome region from Streptomyces sp. NBC_01296 includes the following:
- the ureG gene encoding urease accessory protein UreG, which yields MHLDHGVTYPQRHTHSAAPARADGSRRALRIGLGGPVGSGKTATVAALCRALRTELSMAVVTNDIYTREDAEFLLREAVLPPERISAVETGACPHTAIRDDISANLEAVEELEETVGPLDLILVESGGDNLTATFSRGLVDAQIFVIDVAGGDDIPRKGGPGVTTADLLVVNKTDLAPYVGSDLDRMARDAAEQRGELPVAFQSLRAEDGVAPVAAWVRERIAAWAAR from the coding sequence ATGCACCTCGACCACGGCGTGACCTACCCCCAGCGCCACACCCACAGCGCCGCGCCGGCACGGGCCGACGGCTCGCGCCGCGCCCTGCGGATCGGCCTCGGCGGACCCGTCGGCTCCGGCAAGACGGCCACCGTCGCCGCCCTCTGCCGCGCCCTGCGCACCGAGCTGTCGATGGCCGTCGTCACCAACGACATCTACACGCGGGAGGACGCCGAGTTCCTGCTCCGCGAGGCCGTCCTGCCGCCCGAGCGGATCAGCGCGGTGGAGACCGGTGCCTGCCCGCACACCGCCATCCGCGACGACATCTCCGCCAACCTCGAGGCGGTCGAGGAACTGGAGGAGACGGTCGGCCCGCTCGACCTGATCCTCGTCGAGTCCGGCGGCGACAACCTCACCGCCACCTTCTCCCGCGGCCTCGTCGACGCCCAGATCTTCGTCATCGACGTGGCGGGCGGCGACGACATCCCGCGCAAGGGCGGCCCCGGCGTCACCACCGCCGACCTGCTCGTCGTCAACAAGACCGACCTCGCCCCCTACGTGGGCTCCGACCTGGACCGGATGGCCCGCGACGCCGCCGAGCAGCGCGGTGAACTCCCCGTCGCCTTCCAGTCGCTGCGCGCCGAGGACGGCGTGGCGCCGGTGGCCGCATGGGTGCGCGAGCGGATCGCCGCCTGGGCCGCGCGGTGA
- a CDS encoding urease accessory protein UreD, which yields MSPTAAPAPPAAAPAPAAAPAPHASAAPAPGPALAPAGVRATARISAVADGRGGTALPLLAGEGPLALRRTRGTAAEAGVMLVGAMSAPLGGDHLRVEAAAGPGARLALASAAATLALPGRGGEPARYDVRLTLAEDAAVRWLPEPLVSVRGSDLRVHTRAELAPTARLLLREEQVLGRTGEEPGLLRSRLAVIRGGTPLLDQELACGSGAPGGWDGPAGLAGHRALGQLLVVDPAFAASPPAAAVLGEFAAVTPLAGPAVLVTALAPDALRLREVLDAAWRTYGW from the coding sequence GTGAGCCCTACGGCGGCCCCCGCGCCTCCCGCCGCCGCGCCGGCCCCGGCTGCGGCCCCCGCCCCGCATGCCTCCGCCGCACCCGCTCCCGGGCCCGCCCTCGCTCCGGCCGGCGTACGGGCCACCGCCCGGATCTCCGCCGTCGCCGACGGCCGCGGCGGTACCGCCCTGCCACTGCTGGCCGGTGAGGGTCCGCTCGCGCTGCGCCGCACCCGGGGCACGGCCGCCGAGGCCGGCGTGATGCTGGTCGGCGCGATGAGCGCCCCGCTCGGCGGGGACCACCTCAGGGTGGAGGCCGCCGCCGGCCCCGGTGCCCGTCTCGCCCTGGCCTCGGCGGCGGCCACCCTGGCGCTGCCCGGCCGCGGTGGTGAGCCCGCGCGGTACGACGTACGGCTGACCTTGGCCGAGGACGCGGCCGTACGGTGGCTGCCGGAGCCGCTGGTTTCCGTACGCGGCAGTGACCTGCGGGTGCACACCCGGGCCGAACTCGCTCCCACGGCCCGGCTGCTGCTGCGCGAGGAGCAGGTGCTGGGCCGGACGGGGGAGGAGCCGGGCCTGCTGCGCAGCAGGCTCGCCGTGATCCGGGGCGGGACCCCGCTGCTGGACCAGGAGCTGGCCTGCGGTTCGGGGGCGCCCGGCGGCTGGGACGGGCCGGCGGGGCTGGCGGGCCACCGGGCGCTCGGTCAGCTGCTGGTCGTGGACCCGGCATTCGCCGCGTCGCCGCCGGCCGCCGCGGTGCTGGGGGAGTTCGCGGCCGTCACTCCGCTGGCCGGTCCCGCCGTCCTCGTGACGGCTCTGGCACCGGACGCGCTGCGGCTGCGCGAGGTACTCGACGCGGCGTGGCGCACATACGGCTGGTGA
- a CDS encoding alpha/beta hydrolase, whose product MIRTAALGSAATLITGALAAGLLLAPPAAAASSTQNSPLPEALGVQLAAARAAATGVEWKDCPADWGFEAPIQCGFVKVPLDYSKPFGKTIDLAVDRAVSTGTKQERQGALLYNPGGPGGSGMRFPRRVTTKSPLWVNTSKAYDFVGFDPRGVGHSAPISCIDPQEFVKAPKADPVPDTKADKNAQRKLAAEYADGCKERSGDMLPYMTTPNIARDLDVIRAALGEKKLNFIGVSYGTYIGGVYATLFPTHVRRMIVDSVVNPAQENIWYEANLEQDVAFQMRWNDWQDWVAKNDNVFHIGDTRAKVEAKWQELRAKAKANPLGGVVGPAELIGFFQGAPYYDSSWVPVAQAFSAYVAGDEKPLIEAISPDMSDIKGNIASENGNAVYTAVECADAKWPTSWAKWDKDNSKLHEKYPFLTWSNAWMNLPCATWKSKQSKPIEVGAKHGLAPVLIVQSERDAATPYEGGVELHRRLAGSRLITEQNAGSHGVTSLVNPCINTRVDAYLLEGKVDAADVKCGPHATPVAPAPATAKSLATAPASALPALEELPAVR is encoded by the coding sequence GTGATACGCACTGCAGCGCTGGGGAGCGCTGCCACTCTGATCACCGGAGCGCTGGCCGCGGGCCTGCTGCTGGCCCCGCCGGCCGCAGCGGCTTCGTCCACCCAGAACTCCCCGCTCCCGGAGGCGCTGGGCGTCCAGCTCGCCGCGGCCCGCGCCGCAGCCACCGGTGTCGAGTGGAAGGACTGCCCCGCCGACTGGGGCTTCGAGGCCCCGATCCAGTGTGGCTTCGTCAAGGTCCCGCTCGACTACTCGAAGCCGTTCGGCAAGACGATCGACCTCGCGGTCGACCGCGCCGTCAGCACCGGCACCAAGCAGGAGCGCCAGGGCGCGCTCCTCTACAACCCGGGCGGCCCCGGCGGTTCCGGCATGCGCTTCCCGCGCCGGGTCACCACCAAGTCCCCGCTCTGGGTCAACACCTCCAAGGCCTACGACTTCGTGGGCTTCGACCCCCGCGGTGTCGGCCACTCGGCGCCCATCTCCTGCATCGACCCGCAGGAGTTCGTCAAGGCTCCCAAGGCCGACCCGGTCCCGGACACCAAGGCCGACAAGAACGCCCAGCGCAAGCTCGCCGCGGAATACGCGGACGGCTGCAAGGAGCGCAGCGGCGACATGCTGCCGTACATGACCACGCCGAACATCGCGCGTGACCTGGACGTCATCCGTGCCGCCCTCGGCGAGAAGAAGCTGAACTTCATCGGCGTCTCCTACGGCACCTACATCGGCGGGGTCTACGCGACCCTGTTCCCGACCCACGTGCGCCGCATGATCGTCGACAGCGTCGTCAACCCGGCGCAGGAGAACATCTGGTACGAGGCGAACCTCGAGCAGGACGTCGCCTTCCAGATGCGCTGGAACGACTGGCAGGACTGGGTCGCCAAGAACGACAACGTCTTCCACATCGGCGACACCCGCGCCAAGGTCGAGGCCAAGTGGCAGGAGCTGCGCGCCAAGGCCAAGGCCAACCCGCTCGGAGGGGTCGTCGGCCCGGCCGAGCTCATCGGCTTCTTCCAGGGCGCCCCGTACTACGACTCCTCCTGGGTGCCCGTCGCCCAGGCGTTCAGCGCGTACGTGGCCGGTGACGAGAAGCCGCTGATCGAGGCGATCTCCCCGGACATGTCCGACATCAAGGGCAACATCGCCTCGGAGAACGGCAACGCGGTGTACACCGCGGTCGAGTGCGCCGACGCCAAGTGGCCGACCAGCTGGGCCAAGTGGGACAAGGACAACAGCAAGCTGCACGAGAAGTACCCGTTCCTGACCTGGTCCAACGCGTGGATGAACCTGCCCTGCGCGACCTGGAAGTCCAAGCAGAGCAAGCCGATCGAGGTCGGTGCCAAGCACGGCCTGGCCCCGGTCCTGATCGTCCAGTCCGAGCGTGACGCGGCCACGCCGTACGAGGGTGGCGTCGAGCTGCACCGCCGCCTCGCCGGCTCGCGCCTGATCACCGAGCAGAACGCCGGCTCGCACGGTGTCACCAGCCTGGTGAACCCCTGCATCAACACTCGGGTGGACGCCTACCTGCTCGAGGGCAAGGTCGACGCCGCGGACGTGAAGTGCGGTCCGCACGCCACTCCGGTCGCCCCGGCCCCGGCCACCGCGAAGTCGCTCGCCACGGCCCCGGCGTCGGCCCTGCCGGCGCTGGAGGAACTGCCCGCCGTCCGCTAA
- a CDS encoding lysophospholipid acyltransferase family protein, giving the protein MFYHLLKHVLLGPLLRLLFRPRIEGLENIPPEGAAIIAGNHLSFSDHFLMPAILKRRITFLAKAEYFTGPGVKGRLTAFFFRSAGQIPVDRSGKDAGQAALREGLGVLAKGELLGIYPEGTRSHDGRLYKGKVGVAAMALGAGVPVVPCAMVGTFEIQPPGQKIPNIRRVTIRFGRPLDFSRYAGLEGERAVLRAVTDEIMYAVLGLSGQEYVDRYAAEVKAEEEEARKKARRKTR; this is encoded by the coding sequence GTGTTCTACCACTTGCTCAAGCACGTGCTGCTCGGTCCGCTGCTGCGGCTGCTGTTCCGCCCGCGCATCGAGGGACTGGAGAACATCCCGCCGGAAGGGGCCGCGATCATCGCGGGCAACCATCTGTCCTTCTCCGACCACTTCCTGATGCCGGCCATCCTCAAACGCCGGATCACGTTCCTCGCGAAGGCCGAGTACTTCACCGGTCCCGGGGTGAAGGGGCGGCTGACCGCGTTCTTCTTCCGCAGTGCCGGACAGATCCCGGTGGACCGGTCGGGCAAGGACGCCGGACAGGCCGCGCTGCGCGAAGGGCTCGGGGTACTGGCCAAGGGCGAGCTGCTGGGCATCTACCCCGAGGGCACCCGCTCCCACGACGGGCGGCTGTACAAGGGCAAGGTGGGCGTGGCCGCGATGGCGCTCGGGGCCGGGGTGCCCGTCGTACCGTGCGCGATGGTCGGCACCTTCGAGATCCAGCCGCCCGGGCAGAAGATCCCGAACATCCGGCGCGTGACGATCCGCTTCGGCCGGCCGCTGGACTTCTCGCGGTACGCGGGGCTGGAGGGCGAGCGGGCCGTGCTGCGGGCCGTCACCGACGAGATCATGTACGCCGTCCTCGGGCTGTCCGGCCAGGAGTACGTCGACCGGTACGCCGCCGAGGTCAAGGCGGAGGAGGAGGAAGCACGGAAGAAGGCCCGGCGCAAGACGCGCTGA
- a CDS encoding cytochrome c oxidase assembly protein: MDHSGHGMDMHMDMDLPPFTLGRGLEFSFDAFFLIGSLVGLGLYLWGVVRLRRRGDAWSPGRTIAFVAGVLSIALMMCTKLNDYGMVMFSVHMVQHMVISMLSPILLLLGAPVTLALRALPPAARGRKGPRELLLMLLHSRYMKVITHPVFTIPMFIASLYALYFTPLFDFLMESKAGHIGMMVHFLAVGLIFFWPIMGVDPGPHRPGYVMRMLELFAGMPFHAFFGIAVMMASEPMIKTYANPPASLGIDPLLDQQWGGGIAWAFSEIPSVLVLIALVYQWYRSEQRAAKRADRAADRDGDQELEAYNSYLASLQARGQ, translated from the coding sequence ATGGATCACAGCGGTCACGGCATGGACATGCATATGGACATGGACCTGCCGCCGTTCACTCTCGGGCGCGGGCTGGAGTTCTCCTTCGACGCGTTCTTCCTGATCGGCTCGCTCGTGGGCCTCGGCCTGTACCTGTGGGGTGTGGTGCGGCTGCGCCGGCGCGGTGACGCCTGGTCGCCGGGCCGGACCATCGCGTTCGTCGCCGGCGTGCTGAGCATCGCCCTCATGATGTGCACCAAGCTGAACGACTACGGCATGGTCATGTTCAGCGTGCACATGGTCCAGCACATGGTCATCAGCATGCTCTCGCCGATCCTGCTGCTGCTGGGCGCACCGGTGACGCTGGCGCTGCGCGCGCTGCCGCCCGCCGCCCGTGGCCGCAAGGGACCGCGCGAGCTGCTGCTGATGCTGCTGCACAGCCGCTACATGAAGGTGATCACCCACCCGGTGTTCACCATCCCCATGTTCATCGCGAGCCTCTACGCCCTCTACTTCACGCCGCTCTTCGACTTCCTCATGGAGAGCAAGGCCGGGCACATCGGCATGATGGTGCACTTCCTGGCCGTCGGCCTGATCTTCTTCTGGCCGATCATGGGCGTGGACCCGGGCCCGCACCGCCCCGGCTACGTGATGCGGATGCTGGAGCTCTTCGCCGGGATGCCGTTCCACGCCTTCTTCGGCATCGCCGTGATGATGGCGAGCGAGCCGATGATCAAGACGTACGCGAACCCGCCGGCCTCCCTCGGCATCGACCCGCTGCTCGACCAGCAGTGGGGCGGCGGCATCGCCTGGGCCTTCAGCGAGATCCCGTCGGTGCTGGTGCTGATCGCGCTGGTCTACCAGTGGTACCGCTCCGAGCAGCGGGCGGCGAAGCGCGCGGACCGGGCCGCGGACCGCGACGGCGACCAGGAGCTGGAGGCGTACAACTCCTATCTCGCCTCGCTCCAAGCGCGTGGCCAGTAG
- a CDS encoding 6-phosphofructokinase gives MRIGVLTSGGDCPGLNAVIRSVVHRAVVDHGDEVIGFHDGWKGLLEADYRKLDLDAVGGILARGGTILGSSRVQPAHLRDGVERARGHVADLGLDAIIPIGGEGTLKAANLLSQAGLPIVGVPKTIDNDIASTDVTFGFDTAVGVATEALDRLKTTAESHQRVMVVEVMGRHTGWIALHSGMAAGAHAIVVPERPFDIDELTAIVGERFSAGKRFAIVVVAEGAKPRAGSMDFQDGGTDQYGHERFAGIGNLLAVELERRLGKEARPVILGHVQRGGTPTAYDRVLATRFGWHAVEAAHRGEFGMLTALRGTEIEMVPLADAVQTLKTVPSERYDEAQNVL, from the coding sequence ATGCGCATAGGTGTGCTCACTTCCGGTGGCGACTGCCCCGGTCTCAACGCCGTCATCCGCTCCGTCGTGCACCGCGCCGTCGTCGACCACGGCGATGAAGTCATCGGCTTCCACGACGGCTGGAAGGGCCTGCTGGAGGCGGACTACCGCAAGCTCGACCTCGACGCCGTCGGCGGCATCCTCGCCCGCGGCGGCACCATCCTCGGCTCCTCCCGGGTACAGCCCGCACACCTGCGCGACGGCGTCGAGCGGGCCCGCGGGCACGTTGCCGACCTCGGCCTGGACGCCATCATCCCGATCGGCGGCGAGGGCACCCTGAAGGCCGCGAACCTGCTCTCGCAGGCCGGTCTGCCGATCGTCGGCGTCCCGAAGACGATCGACAACGACATCGCCTCGACGGACGTCACCTTCGGCTTCGACACCGCCGTCGGGGTCGCCACCGAGGCCCTGGACCGGCTGAAGACCACCGCCGAGTCCCACCAGCGCGTGATGGTCGTGGAGGTCATGGGCCGCCACACCGGCTGGATCGCCCTGCACTCGGGCATGGCGGCCGGCGCTCACGCCATCGTCGTCCCGGAGCGCCCCTTCGACATCGACGAGCTGACGGCGATCGTCGGCGAGCGCTTCTCCGCGGGCAAGCGGTTCGCGATCGTCGTGGTCGCCGAGGGCGCCAAGCCGCGCGCCGGCTCCATGGACTTCCAGGACGGCGGCACCGACCAGTACGGCCACGAGCGCTTCGCCGGCATCGGCAACCTGCTCGCGGTCGAGCTGGAGCGGCGCCTGGGCAAGGAGGCCCGCCCGGTCATCCTGGGCCACGTCCAGCGCGGCGGTACGCCCACCGCGTACGACCGGGTCCTGGCCACCCGCTTCGGCTGGCACGCGGTCGAGGCGGCGCACCGTGGCGAGTTCGGGATGCTGACGGCCCTGCGCGGCACCGAGATCGAGATGGTCCCGCTCGCCGACGCCGTGCAGACCCTCAAGACGGTCCCGTCGGAGCGGTACGACGAGGCGCAGAACGTTCTGTGA